From a single Bacteroidia bacterium genomic region:
- a CDS encoding AAA domain-containing protein, with translation MTPSLEKLGHLQDLLKIEKEEDIRLYREMVLERSLTERVKRGISWYPLVMKRLFVGFGDKIVVELEESVAGKTKTANFQAGDPVSIFGNVSDQEMGRNTGVIASIRKGVIRIALNSEQIPEWITSARLGIDPEFDDKTYQEMERALRKVIEPGKNHRLAELREIFSGDSVPEFHNWKVTYSNPALNQSQNRAVQRVLEAHDIAIIHGPPGTGKTTTLVQAIKEVLLHEHQVLVCAPSNTAVDLLTLKCHQEGISVVRIGNPVRVEEALQELTVDGLMASHEDYQALRKLRKDAEAIKTAALKFKRNFGARERQQRQELMREARDLKNLSHQLEDYIVFQILTRSQVIATTLTGAANSILGEKRFHTVFIDEAAQAMEPAAWIPILRANRVIMAGDHCQLPPTVKSIEAGRRGLSQTLFESVIAHKDVDVMLDRQYRMNEQIMRFSGRKFYDNNLHADIQVKDHVLGPEFPPVEFVDTAGCGFDEILNQESRSRGNPEEANLLLKHLATLFNQITEQVPGVLNENFSLGIISPYKEQVRIISNQIQNSPMLSNFQPYISVNTIDGFQGQERDVIYISLVRSNEKNEIGFLKDIRRMNVALTRARKKLVVVGDSSTLGNDPFYHDFLDYIEEIGAYHSAWEWMHLE, from the coding sequence ATGACGCCAAGCCTTGAAAAGCTCGGCCACCTCCAGGATCTTCTGAAAATTGAGAAGGAGGAGGACATACGCCTGTACCGTGAAATGGTGCTGGAACGGTCGCTGACCGAACGGGTAAAACGGGGTATCTCCTGGTATCCCTTAGTGATGAAACGGCTTTTTGTTGGATTTGGGGATAAAATCGTCGTCGAACTGGAAGAAAGTGTCGCCGGAAAAACCAAAACAGCCAATTTCCAGGCTGGCGATCCCGTAAGTATTTTTGGAAATGTTTCCGATCAGGAAATGGGGCGAAACACCGGCGTGATCGCCTCTATACGAAAAGGAGTAATCAGAATTGCCTTAAACTCTGAGCAGATACCCGAATGGATCACAAGCGCCAGGCTTGGCATAGATCCGGAATTTGACGACAAAACCTACCAGGAAATGGAGCGCGCGCTCCGTAAGGTGATAGAGCCTGGCAAAAACCATCGGCTCGCGGAGCTTCGGGAAATTTTTTCAGGAGATAGCGTTCCCGAATTTCACAATTGGAAAGTTACTTATTCTAATCCCGCACTGAATCAATCGCAGAATCGTGCGGTTCAACGTGTGCTTGAAGCTCATGACATTGCCATTATCCATGGCCCCCCTGGTACCGGAAAAACAACTACGCTGGTTCAGGCCATTAAGGAAGTGCTTTTACATGAACATCAGGTCCTGGTATGCGCGCCAAGTAATACCGCAGTAGATCTTCTCACACTGAAATGCCATCAGGAAGGAATCAGCGTTGTAAGAATTGGAAATCCGGTGAGAGTGGAAGAAGCACTTCAGGAGCTCACTGTGGATGGATTAATGGCCAGTCATGAAGACTATCAGGCATTGCGCAAACTCCGCAAAGATGCAGAAGCGATAAAAACAGCTGCATTAAAGTTTAAAAGAAATTTTGGCGCAAGGGAAAGGCAGCAGCGTCAGGAACTGATGCGTGAAGCGCGGGATTTAAAGAACCTTTCTCATCAATTGGAGGATTATATTGTTTTTCAAATCCTCACTCGCAGCCAGGTTATTGCCACCACGCTTACCGGCGCGGCAAATTCTATTTTAGGCGAAAAACGTTTTCATACTGTATTTATAGATGAAGCCGCACAGGCAATGGAACCCGCGGCGTGGATTCCGATCCTTCGCGCAAACCGGGTAATCATGGCAGGAGATCACTGTCAGCTGCCTCCAACCGTAAAATCCATTGAGGCTGGCCGTAGAGGTCTGAGTCAAACTTTGTTTGAGTCTGTTATCGCCCATAAGGATGTGGACGTCATGCTCGACCGGCAATATCGAATGAACGAGCAGATCATGCGATTTTCCGGAAGAAAGTTTTATGACAATAATCTTCACGCCGATATACAGGTAAAAGACCATGTGCTCGGCCCGGAATTTCCTCCCGTAGAATTTGTAGACACCGCAGGCTGTGGTTTTGATGAGATATTAAATCAGGAATCAAGGAGCAGAGGCAACCCGGAAGAAGCTAATCTTTTGTTGAAACATCTGGCAACACTTTTCAATCAGATTACAGAACAGGTGCCCGGTGTATTGAACGAAAATTTTTCATTGGGCATTATTTCCCCATATAAGGAACAGGTCAGAATTATCAGTAACCAGATTCAGAATAGCCCTATGCTGTCCAATTTCCAGCCTTATATTTCGGTAAATACAATTGATGGATTTCAGGGGCAGGAGCGGGATGTTATTTATATCAGCCTGGTGCGGTCAAATGAAAAAAACGAGATAGGTTTTTTAAAGGACATTCGGAGAATGAATGTCGCACTGACAAGAGCCAGAAAAAAGCTTGTTGTGGTAGGGGATAGCTCCACTTTAGGCAACGATCCTTTTTACCACGACTTTTTGGATTATATAGAAGAAATAGGCGCCTACCACAGTGCATGGGAATGGATGCATCTGGAATAG